The window aattcaagtctttataaatttgtgaatttattttttttaagaatcacGAATAATGACTGGCGAAGACAAAGAAACTACCGTTACCGGTGTAACTTTTCTAAGTACCAAACAACAGTTAAATCATTCAAGTAAAGCTAAAGACGAAGGTACCTCAACAAatcaaaaaaatcataaaacaaacGTTGGGGAAAACTTGAATAAAGGTCTTGGTAATCggataaaaataaactggcaATTGATGATAATAATATTAGCATTACTTACAGTGCTCACATCTACATATTTGGGAAAATGTGTTCATCGTCATTGGATATCCAGAGCTCTGCAAGTTAGCATCAGCAACACATCACCAGCTATAGCTCTCGGTGAGATAAACCAAACCGAGAACTCCTACAACAGATTTCAAACCACAGAGTACGAGGAACCCCAACGATATCAAACAACTGCAGGCGACGCTATTGGTCAAAGTAGCAATACCTTAAATCACGAAAATAGTCCAGAATATATGGAAGCCGTGTCATGTAGCTCTGAGAATGAACCGAGGGCAAAAACGTTGCTGAATTGgataaacacaaataaaaaagatCAATGCGAAAACCAATTGGATCCTGGAGAACtgaatgatttatatattaCTCCATGCATGTAACGATGTGTTGCATTATAATGATACTcgtgacatttattttttctctggGTTTTATAAGTTCGTTTACCAATGTTTTGATATGTACAGATATCGTCGCGTTTTTGTTGTTAATGCTGCGTTCAATAGCGACGTTTTTTATATGCCCCTTATAAAGAACCTTTtacacaaaaatctgaaatcATTTCGACTAAATACCTCTGTTAGACGCACTACTTGTattatatctttaaaagaaattacagatgaataaagttttttaataaataaatttatgcaaaattatgACGCTCATTTGTCATATACTAATTTTAAGTCGAACATTCAATGGTTAAAGATAATGATTTTGTAATTACAATAGAAATTTGGTATTTCGTATCGGATTATTAAAACCTGGATGGCCGGACTGCTATATTCATGTAAGTTGAAGTGCCAGTGTGTGCGATTTTTTGGGGAGTTTAATAACTAACGcatatctttataaatatattaagatttaaataaattatgattttttgaaatctaataatttgtgtattatttttttagccgcaaaattccttatattttttttttattaaatttatgcaACAATcggtattttctttttttttgcagtaagTGCTGTCTGAAAACGTTTTTCTTTTAGCTGCCAAGGCATCATATTTCAGAATATTATTCATCGCCAATTCGGTTTGCCACAGCGGTTATTGTACCAGTTGTCGGGAAACCAAAGATAAAATTGCACGCTTTCTTCGCCCAATGAGAGCAATATTGTTGGCAATCTCTTCCATCATTTGGGTATCTGCATTGACTTTACCATTTATTTCATAGTAACCAATCGGACAACctattaataaacaataatcataTTTACTGACAATTAATACTTTGCGTGTAGGATGATTAAAGGGAGAAGAAGATCGTCAACTCTTAAAAGTTATTACATAGAatatttcttaaagaaaatcatataatatacttacattaaatatttaaaatgagataattttaaattgataaaatttaaaaactttagcCCATGCGTTAGTCCAAGAAAATATTTACTAACCTATGAAATCGCCATTTCGTTGGCTCTTAAtgcaattaataaaaattattatgccTTTAATAGATCTAAGTGTTTATTTAAATCTACATTCTTATTTCACTTCccttattttattttcactatattatttgaatatcaatattatttttataaagtcTCCATTTTTCTCACCCTCTGCAGTTGTAACTTTAACAGATTGTTATGTAGCAAAAAGGAAGAATAAACCGAACGCATTGATACTGCATTGCATCCATGAGAAAATTAGCTTCCCCATAGCCATGTGTTTCTGCAATGCACGCATGTGTATCGAAAACGAGGAAGAAACTTGGTATTTTACACAATTTTCAACTAATAAGTTTTActccactttttgatgattcatACAGATAAATGCACTTTTTTATGCCATTTAATTTGCATTAGTTTATATGTATGTacaaaagatataaattgatgATAACAGAACAATACATGATTGGTTGTAAGACTGTATGCTATACCAAGTATATAATGTGCGAATGCGGCGATCCAACTGCACAGAGTAGTAAACAAAGGCAACATGTATTGGATAATCTGGTAGTATAGAACTAAATGtttctttcaaaaatttgaattctttttaGTTCattctttaataatttaatttcggTTGTAACGCgatttctgattggctaaaacattattttatatcgtataaagaatgttgcctacgtcatagtaagactaacgtcaaaaacgtatcaatacgcgtgacgttatgtttgaattttgtacaattttacgtcattttaaagatcaaatgcccgtttttatctacaatgaagagtaaaaaaattagattataagcaatgaattcaaaatatttatttgtattataCGACATAAAATGGTTTCGGGGGAGTTTACGTTTTATAAACCGCGATGTATTGGAGAATCCAGTAGTATAGAACtaaatgtttctttaaaaaaattgattttttttgttcattcttTATTCACTTTAAGATTGACCTCCAATCAGTATTCATATAGATACAATTCATATTCAATacatataagcattaaaattgAGCAGGAGAATAGACAAAATACTCaaattaagcaaacaaattatttcgtaattttaaactattttttaaaattctttccAAGATTGTTCATGATCTGATATTTTCTGAGTTTAAAAGTTGCACACGTTTGACAATTAAAGGTCATTTGCTAAGGCAAGGCACGGCAGGTTGTATCGCGGCATTTTGTTTCCTTTGGTTTCTAGACTCGATATTCTGTAAGAGAATATTGTTGTAACAATATTAATATTCAATGTTATATAGGCTATATCATATGTGATTATGGAAGAGTTCATTTTCCAAAATAAgatcttttaaatgtttatcgGGACGCAATTCTTGTTTGAGGTCCTTTAAATGCCATGGATTCTGTAATGAAGATGTTAGATTGGTGATGTCTTTTCGGTATCAATACTGTGACGTATCTCGTTGATGTCTGTTATATAACATGTACAGTTGTAGCCCTAACACATTTTGGTAGAATGTCTAAAATATCTTTGTTTTCGGCTTCATCCGTAGTGCCACTGTACTCTCGGCAACTTATTTCATCGGCGATCGCGTGCTTTGAACCGcctttacatatacatacattttatttcaCGTGGGACAGATGGACGGAGCTTCAATATGTTAGTTGCAAAAGATACACAAATCTAAATAACACAAAACATACCATTACAATATTGAACctagttttgattttaaacactAAAAGACTGGGTCGTCAACGAACTCTTTCTTATGCCATTTCATCTATAGCTAGCATTGAGGAAAACTTCGGATATGAAAATGATTACGTGTGCAAAGTAACGATGCTTTAAATATTGTGACTTATTACAAAAACTACATAAATGCATTGCTAGTCGATAGATAAGTTACACGAAGATAAGCTTAAAACAAGGCATCTGATACGTGTGCACaagtaaatatttgatttgCAAAACCTATTACGTTAAAGAATTTTGTGAACGAATGTtatatcaatgaattttttttgcgGCAAGTCGTCATAATGTAACACTATGTGTAACACTATGTCTACCTCAGGTTAGAATGGatattaaaacttttataaGAAATTATATAAAGATGTGAGACACATCTATTTTCTTCCTTTGTGAAAACATTAATTAACTTCGACTAGTAAGTAAAAGTAAAAGTGATaataattgaatataaaatgAGGAAATTTAAAACGGGAAGAGGCAGTGCAAAATTAGTGGAATAAAACATTAGCCCTCTCTAACAGTTCGCGTCCTTTGCTGCATCTTATTTTGTTCATCTATAGACTGCATAATGTGTCAAGCATAAATTTTCAATAGCTAAATAGTTCTATGAACAATTAAAGATAATGTATTTAGAGAAAAGCAGCTGCTGCGTCAATATATAAGGCTGAGTTCGatgaattaaatacaatttgagATTGTCTTTCCCAATGTCACCTGATTTGCTCATTTTAACTTATTTCTGTTAGCTAATGTATATATCAATGATTTACcctattttgaaaacttctttaattatactttttcttaaataatattatttctgaAAAGGAAAGACAAGGAAAATTGACAAGAAGATTGTCATTGGAGTGAGATAGACAATAGATATATTGGTTTGtagtaaataatgcatttttcaTGTGTGCGAGCATATACGTAGTACTATACCCTATACAGTTAAGttagtttaaaaaaaccaaCCCATTATGAACCTCAATTGTATAGTTTGTTAAGAATACGTTTCTtgttaatataattttacaaaCTGTCCGCTTGGCTTTTTCGGAATAAACTCTTCAACACAGGATGAAGctttgccattcagtcaactgaatgataactgaatggtctggaaagtggctgaatggcatagctatgccattcagtaacttttcagttacctttcagtcacctttcaattgactgaatggcagagattcatcctgtgcaAGTCCATGCAGATATCCAAATTTTGGAAAAGATTGCCAACAGGAATGCTCCCACTGTGAGCAGGAAGTGTGCAATGCATCGTTTGGCTGTTTAAGTAATGTAACAATATACAAAGGTACTCTTAATTGATATTATGTCTGAATAGCAGATAtacaataaattaaatgtattgaattaaatcaatttgacaGAAAATAAAGCCTGATGCTAGGTATTCACTGTCATGCGATTTGTCGTCTGACACTACGATTGACAACTCGTAGCTGATCGTGGAACTTCACTTAAATGATTGACCTACGTACGAGGTGATGCGAGGCGATACGACCTTATGCGTTTTGTTGAGCGTCGAAAAGTTAAGGTCAAGATAAGCGTATTCCAGGTGACGCAATATGTCACAATTTCATTGCCCGTTAGATACGACAAAATTggttctgataattttttttagatagaaTTTCTGATTGAATCTCGATCTGATCCGAACATCACGACATGATTCTCCGCTTTTGAATACATGCAGATACGTTAGTAAACGTTACAATACGTTAATCATGGGCCAATGTGCTCTGTTGCGATGGGACGTGATCATGATTATGATTTTACACGATCAAGATGGAAGATGAACTACGATTTGACCCCGACAGATATATCTTTTTCGTACGACTGGCTATGTTAACAGATCGTATCTGATCGTAGCGCAGTGTGTTGTTTGACTCTTTTAAGATTGCTTCAGATCATCACAATTAGGAGAGCATTATTAAATACGACATGCAGCGCTCAGAAACGATACAATGCAATCGGATACaatgataatgaaaatttaccgttGAAAATGATCGTGTTGATAGTGGAAAATGTTTTGACGGTCAATTATTTTCTACGATTACCACGATTGCACGACACACTTTAAGAGCCAGTGAGATTTAATCAATTACGAATAATTAGCAATTTAAAAACCACAATTTCAGTCGCGCTGCGAATGGTGATGATGGGTACGTATCAGTGACAAATAAAACCTTCGTCTAGGGATTGCTTCAAACAAATGGCTTTGGTCGCGTTTTTCGGTCGAACAAGAAAGGCAAGGATCCATAATCCTTCCCCCGAAGgaactttttaaaactattacatgtatctgaaaTTTACAGTACAAGTATAATACATTTCTCATCACCTTTGAATtctaaaattgataaaacaaggattttttttagaaagcaAGAAGGAGGTTTGGATTCAAATCTTGCTTTGGTTATTGGTTGTTCTGTCGGATTTGGAGTTGTGATGGTGATTGAAGCTTTCTTAAttataacaataacaaacaGAAGGTTTTTCACGAGATTTTTAAGAGAAAACGCACACTGTGTTGGGTCTGTGGTAACAGAACACACTATTTCCACTAATCATAGACCCCCAGAGCAATATACTATAATTTGTGATAATAACGACCCTACGGACGGCGGAATTTACATGCTAGGAAGTACACTTCAAgcctgaaaaaaatttaatgtattcCTTTGATGATACTATCGATAAAGTATTCAAAGAGCAATTTGATGCTTTAAATAAGAGTAAGGTTTTCTAAGATAATGAAAACTAATGTAACATTTCCTATTATCATTATACTACCTAAACGAAAATAGCTCGATTTTTATGTGGTTTTTAAATACCTTAAAGCTGAACAATAATACAGATTTGAGTcttacattttaataattttcttcatAGTCTTAAAACTACTCAGTTCATGGAACTATCCAGTCTGATATTACTGAATTACAATGTATATCTAAATATAGCATTACATTTGATTTCATTCCgtatatgttttataaatagAGCTTCAGTGTAATTATACCAGGTATATATCTGCTATTTTGTACTattatattaagtatttttaaaataaaaagaatattgatGCTCTTTCAAATGAATGATGTTTTTGTTCATAGAGAAATTCGAGGTGTGTCCGAAAATAGCGTAtacaagtggcgttattcagtttAACGAAGACACAGAAAGATGAAACTTCTGCCACAAAGGGTTCACGTAATTTGCGTTATATgctttgatatcaaatattgtatgaaattaaattactaaaatgaaagcatgtttGTTCTTAATTTTGACACGCGGCGCAATgtcatattaaaatgaaaagttaaaatcaGCATATAGAAATGAAAATCGCGATGACGAATACTTTTcgaataaaaattcaaataaaaagggattttgatttgttaattaTTCTATCACATGTATTAGGATATGTATAAAGGATTTTGCTTATAAcgaaatgtttaaagattttatatcGCGTTTAGTGACAAGTTAAAGTGTGAACTCGTATTAAAATGACGACATCAGCGTTTGAGGCAGCGCACCCATAAATACTAAAAGTTTGAAAAGACCTTGAATAAAATCTTAAGAAAGTATCTTTATCttgaaagtaaataaaattataatataatagtATAATGACATCAAATGATATTGAAACCCCGACCGATAAAAAAGGATGACAAAATGCTGAGCGATACATTTCAGGAAGAAAGATGTTATACAACAAGTAATACAGGGCAAGTTGGAAGTCGAAAGATCGTTTTTTCTtaggaaattttttaaaaacaaagctaGAAATGCATAGTGAATGTAGACTCTGAGTACAtgttcaaaaaatattattttctaataTATTTTCGGAAAAAGAACGTGAATGTTCCCGTAAACGATGTGATGGGTTTAACAACGACGGCTGACGTTTTTTCTACGTCACACATTGCGCTGCTTGGCAAAACCTGctgatataaattattttgtttcctCCAAAAATTATTATTGAGCATGCAATTGGAGTTTGAGGTACTGTTTGTCAAAGGGTCTTTGATCAAAATACTGTTGAAATTATAGTGAACAGAACCTAAAAATTGCCCTCgtaacatttttcaattttaaagaatgacGTTTTGTGTTACATAGGATACAGTATGTCAACAGTTTATGACCACGAAACTCCTCAGAGGGACTTTGgactaaaatgaaaatataaagaatgaaaaaaaatatatagaatcattttaacaagtgCTTGGACTGTGGGTAATTGTATGAAACAGCAATTtaacgtaggcctgtctatttcattgttggccactcagccatggctcgtaaaaatcaataatttttttctggtttttaaGCTAAGACTTACGCATTCCATGAATAGATCATTAGACCAGCGCCTATTTTaccttgttttgatgcaagaaataaacatttacgtcctaccaaaagtccaaggtcttgttaaaatggacCCGTAACTAAAGAAATATAACATTAGTAACGTCAAAAACTTTCGCCATAGATAAAAATCatgttttccttttaaaatagtAAAGTTTCTAAATGTATCTAACAACACTTAGTTTCCAAATGCTTCGTAATTTAGAACAACTATTCTATTTTGAGGGTTGAGGCTTTTTGCACAGATTAAATACAGGAAACAGGAAACATTGACAATTTCCTTATTTGTTATATGATCTGCTgtacaaatgcatttttatCGAAGCAAAGATGcttgtaaaaacaattttgaagtcttagatatttaatattgtaaacggttttgaattttcataatatccacaaaaatgataaacaacgCATATTCTCTATATCACAAGGtaggaaaaaagtaaaaaaaaaaaaaaggtaaacattatgaaaattaaataaaccaGATTTTCTTGTA is drawn from Crassostrea angulata isolate pt1a10 chromosome 5, ASM2561291v2, whole genome shotgun sequence and contains these coding sequences:
- the LOC128182838 gene encoding uncharacterized protein LOC128182838, coding for MFQGQKISEIFRSVMVYQLSVSIFLYCCILLCASLNCERFAEQRCYEDCQWSKIIKKCIECGAGFYGINCSTPCRYPNYGKDCQQECSECGQEKCNSTLGCLSSDVLISRESRIMTGEDKETTVTGVTFLSTKQQLNHSSKAKDEGTSTNQKNHKTNVGENLNKGLGNRIKINWQLMIIILALLTVLTSTYLGKCVHRHWISRALQVSISNTSPAIALGEINQTENSYNRFQTTEYEEPQRYQTTAGDAIGQSSNTLNHENSPEYMEAVSCSSENEPRAKTLLNWINTNKKDQCENQLDPGELNDLYITPCM